Proteins encoded together in one Streptomyces sp. NA04227 window:
- the hpnH gene encoding adenosyl-hopene transferase HpnH produces the protein MAMPLRQSVKVATYLFEQKLRKREKFPLIVELEPLFACNLKCEGCGKIQHPAGVLKQRMPVAQAVGAVLESGAPMVSIAGGEPLMHPQIDEIVRQLVARKKFVFLCTNALLLRKKLEKFTPSPYLAFAVHIDGLRERHDESVAKEGVFDEAVEAIKEAQRQGFRVTTNSTFFNTDTPQTVVEVLNFLNDDLKVDEMMISPAYAYEKAPDQEHFLGVEQTRELFKKAFAGGNRRKWRLNHSPLFLDFLEGKVDFPCTAWAIPNYSLFGWQRPCYLMNDGYVTTYRELVEDTDWDAYGRGKDERCDNCMAHCGYEPTAVLATMGSLKESLRAARETLASSRD, from the coding sequence ATGGCCATGCCGCTGCGCCAGTCCGTCAAGGTCGCGACGTATCTGTTCGAACAAAAGCTCCGCAAGCGCGAGAAGTTCCCGCTCATCGTGGAACTCGAACCGCTTTTCGCCTGCAATCTGAAATGCGAGGGCTGCGGAAAGATCCAGCATCCGGCGGGCGTACTGAAACAGCGCATGCCGGTGGCCCAGGCTGTCGGGGCGGTTCTCGAATCGGGTGCGCCGATGGTGTCCATCGCGGGCGGTGAGCCGCTGATGCACCCGCAGATCGACGAAATCGTACGGCAGTTGGTGGCGCGGAAGAAGTTCGTGTTCCTGTGCACCAATGCCCTGCTGCTGCGCAAGAAGCTGGAGAAGTTCACGCCCTCGCCCTATCTCGCCTTCGCCGTGCACATCGACGGACTGCGCGAGCGGCACGACGAGTCGGTGGCGAAGGAAGGGGTCTTCGACGAGGCGGTCGAGGCCATCAAGGAGGCGCAGCGACAGGGCTTCAGGGTCACCACCAACTCCACCTTCTTCAACACCGACACCCCGCAGACCGTTGTCGAGGTGCTGAACTTCCTCAATGACGATCTCAAGGTCGACGAGATGATGATCTCGCCCGCCTACGCCTACGAGAAGGCTCCCGACCAGGAGCACTTCCTGGGTGTCGAGCAGACCAGGGAACTGTTCAAGAAGGCGTTCGCCGGCGGCAATCGTCGCAAGTGGCGGCTCAACCATTCGCCGCTCTTCCTCGATTTCCTCGAGGGCAAGGTCGACTTCCCGTGCACGGCCTGGGCGATCCCCAATTACTCGCTCTTCGGCTGGCAGAGGCCCTGCTATCTGATGAACGACGGGTACGTCACGACCTATCGGGAACTCGTCGAGGACACCGACTGGGACGCGTACGGCCGGGGCAAGGACGAGCGCTGCGACAACTGCATGGCGCACTGCGGCTACGAACCCACCGCCGTACTGGCCACCATGGGCTCGCTGAAGGAATCGCTGCGCGCCGCCCGCGAGACCCTCGCGAGCAGCCGCGACTGA
- a CDS encoding aspartate aminotransferase family protein, with translation MGKDFDLGALLAARGAERYELHEKHLNHQLPRMLHTIGFDKVYERAEGAHFWDAEGNDYLDMLAGFGVMGLGRHHPVVRKALHDVLDASLADLTRFDCPPLPGLLAERLLTHSPHLDRVFFGNSGTEAVETALKFARYATGRPRVLYCDHAFHGLTTGSLSVNGEAGFRDGFAPLLPDSAVPLGDLDALRRELARGDVAALIVEPVQGKGVHAAPPGYLRAAQELLHRGKALLIADEVQTGLGRTGDFYAYQHEEGVEPDLVCVAKALSGGYVPVGATLGKEWIFKKVYSSMDRVLVHSASFGSNAQAMAAGLAVLSVMENDQIVANARATGDLLRNRLAALVDEYELLSDVRGRGLMIGIEFGRPSSLRLRSRWTMLQAARKGLFAQMVVVPLLQKHRILTQVSGDHMEVIKLIPPLIVDEADVDRFVTAFRAVMDEAHSGGGLMWDFGKTLVKQAVSGR, from the coding sequence ATGGGCAAGGACTTCGACCTCGGCGCGCTGCTCGCCGCACGCGGGGCCGAACGCTACGAGCTGCACGAGAAGCACCTGAACCACCAGCTTCCGCGCATGCTGCACACCATCGGTTTCGACAAGGTCTACGAACGGGCCGAGGGCGCGCACTTCTGGGACGCCGAGGGAAACGACTACCTCGACATGCTCGCCGGGTTCGGCGTGATGGGCCTCGGCCGCCACCATCCCGTCGTCCGCAAGGCGCTGCACGATGTCCTGGACGCCTCGCTCGCCGACCTCACGCGCTTCGACTGCCCGCCGCTGCCCGGGCTGCTCGCCGAGCGGCTGCTCACCCACAGTCCGCATCTGGACCGGGTGTTCTTCGGCAACAGCGGCACCGAGGCGGTCGAGACCGCGCTGAAGTTCGCCCGGTACGCCACCGGAAGGCCGCGCGTCCTGTACTGCGACCACGCCTTCCACGGGCTCACTACCGGCTCCCTGTCCGTCAACGGCGAAGCGGGCTTCCGCGACGGCTTCGCCCCACTGCTGCCCGACAGTGCCGTCCCGCTCGGCGATCTCGACGCCCTGCGCAGGGAACTGGCGCGCGGCGACGTGGCCGCGCTGATCGTGGAACCCGTACAGGGCAAGGGCGTGCACGCGGCGCCGCCCGGCTATCTGCGGGCGGCGCAGGAACTCCTGCACCGCGGCAAGGCGTTGCTCATCGCCGACGAGGTGCAGACCGGCCTCGGCCGCACCGGGGACTTCTACGCCTACCAGCACGAGGAGGGCGTGGAGCCGGACCTGGTCTGCGTGGCCAAGGCGCTGTCCGGCGGTTATGTGCCGGTGGGCGCGACGCTGGGCAAGGAGTGGATCTTCAAGAAGGTGTACTCCTCGATGGACCGGGTGCTCGTGCACTCGGCGAGCTTCGGCTCGAACGCCCAGGCCATGGCCGCGGGCCTCGCGGTGCTCTCGGTCATGGAGAACGACCAGATCGTCGCCAACGCCCGCGCCACCGGTGACCTGCTGCGCAACCGGCTCGCCGCCCTGGTCGACGAGTACGAGCTGCTGAGCGACGTACGCGGCCGCGGCCTGATGATCGGGATCGAGTTCGGCAGACCGTCCTCGCTGCGGCTGCGCAGCCGCTGGACGATGCTCCAGGCCGCCCGCAAGGGGCTGTTCGCGCAGATGGTGGTGGTGCCCCTGCTGCAGAAGCACCGCATCCTCACCCAGGTCTCCGGCGACCACATGGAGGTGATCAAGCTGATCCCGCCGCTGATCGTCGACGAGGCGGACGTGGACCGGTTCGTCACCGCCTTCCGCGCGGTGATGGACGAGGCGCACAGCGGGGGCGGGCTGATGTGGGACTTCGGCAAGACCCTGGTGAAGCAGGCGGTCTCCGGGCGCTGA
- a CDS encoding 1-hydroxy-2-methyl-2-butenyl 4-diphosphate reductase, with amino-acid sequence MGRAPGDRAPEPPPLLVACALGIEKFALRSGDRGRSCPPLTVLKTGMGPAAAERAVLSTLAERDMREAAVIATGFCAGLEPGMHPGDVIVASTTRGAGGALACTGTELLVKELLGLAPGRTVHTGALLGTDHVVRGSERAELRATGAIAVDMESAATLRAASTLGRPVAAVRVVVDAPEHELVRISTLRGGITAFRVLRSVLPAFFEWHRNLLLPRR; translated from the coding sequence ATGGGACGGGCACCGGGGGACAGGGCACCCGAGCCCCCGCCCCTGCTCGTCGCCTGTGCCCTGGGCATCGAGAAGTTCGCGCTGCGCTCCGGGGACCGGGGCAGGTCCTGTCCGCCGCTGACCGTGCTCAAGACCGGCATGGGCCCGGCGGCCGCCGAGCGGGCCGTGCTGTCCACCCTGGCCGAACGGGACATGCGCGAGGCCGCGGTGATCGCCACCGGGTTCTGTGCGGGCCTGGAACCCGGTATGCACCCCGGCGATGTGATCGTGGCGTCCACGACCCGCGGCGCGGGCGGCGCGCTGGCCTGCACCGGCACCGAACTCCTGGTCAAGGAACTGCTCGGGCTGGCCCCCGGGCGCACCGTACACACCGGCGCGCTGCTCGGCACGGATCATGTGGTGCGCGGGAGCGAGCGCGCCGAACTGCGCGCCACGGGCGCCATCGCCGTCGACATGGAGTCGGCGGCCACACTGCGGGCCGCTTCGACGCTGGGGCGCCCGGTCGCCGCCGTACGCGTCGTGGTGGACGCGCCCGAGCACGAACTCGTCCGCATCTCCACCCTGCGCGGTGGCATAACCGCCTTTCGCGTACTGCGTTCCGTACTTCCTGCTTTCTTCGAATGGCACCGTAACTTGCTGCTCCCCCGGAGGTGA
- a CDS encoding LysM peptidoglycan-binding domain-containing M23 family metallopeptidase, which produces MPAKGKHRRPTSRRLLRTLAVASTGGAALALPLIGATGAHAAAAQGADVKQKSVTKAAEKPKKKAKKAPETYTVVPGDHLSKIAQEQHVSGGWKKLYADNREAIGSDPALIRPGLKLTLGAKAEKPQAPKKQAAPKKEAPKKQAKAAPAATGWTLPVAGSVGTPYHQSGSMWSSGYHTGVDFAVPTGTSLKAVGPATVVSAGPGGAYGNQVVLQLEDGRYAQYAHLSQISVSAGQSVSGGQEIGLSGATGNVTGPHLHFEIRTGPDYGSDIDPLGYLRAHGVTI; this is translated from the coding sequence ATGCCTGCAAAGGGCAAGCACCGCCGTCCCACCTCGCGTCGCCTGCTGCGTACGCTCGCCGTCGCCTCCACGGGCGGCGCGGCACTCGCGCTCCCGCTGATCGGCGCCACCGGCGCCCACGCGGCCGCCGCGCAGGGCGCCGACGTCAAGCAGAAGAGCGTCACCAAGGCCGCCGAGAAGCCGAAGAAGAAGGCCAAGAAGGCCCCCGAGACCTACACCGTGGTTCCGGGCGACCACCTGTCGAAGATCGCCCAGGAGCAGCACGTCAGCGGCGGCTGGAAGAAGCTGTACGCCGACAACCGCGAGGCCATCGGCTCCGACCCCGCGCTGATCCGCCCGGGCCTGAAGCTGACCCTCGGCGCCAAGGCCGAGAAGCCTCAGGCCCCGAAGAAGCAGGCCGCGCCCAAGAAGGAAGCCCCGAAGAAGCAGGCCAAGGCCGCGCCCGCCGCCACGGGTTGGACGCTGCCCGTCGCCGGCTCCGTCGGCACGCCGTACCACCAGTCCGGCAGCATGTGGTCCAGCGGTTACCACACTGGTGTCGACTTCGCGGTGCCGACCGGGACCAGCCTGAAGGCCGTCGGCCCGGCGACCGTCGTGTCGGCCGGTCCGGGCGGTGCCTACGGCAACCAGGTCGTGCTCCAGCTCGAGGACGGCCGCTACGCCCAGTACGCGCACCTCTCCCAGATCTCCGTCTCGGCCGGTCAGAGCGTGAGCGGCGGCCAGGAGATCGGCCTGTCCGGCGCGACCGGCAATGTCACCGGGCCGCACCTGCACTTCGAGATCCGCACCGGCCCGGACTACGGTTCCGACATCGACCCGCTGGGCTATCTGCGTGCCCACGGTGTGACCATCTGA
- a CDS encoding polyprenyl synthetase family protein, with translation MPTVPSAEPTADAVDVTALLERGRTLVTPVLKAAVDRLASPMDTVAAYHFGWIDAHGKPSDADGGKAVRPALAVLSAQAAGAAPEVGVPGAVAVELVHNFSLLHDDLMDGDEQRRHRDTVWKVHGPAQAILVGDALLALAGEILLEIGTVDALRAARRLTTATRRLIDGQAHDISYEHRERVTVEECLQMEGNKTGALLACASSIGAVLGGADDRTADALETYGYHLGLAFQAVDDLLGIWGDPESTGKQTWSDLRKRKKSLPVVAALAASGPASEQLGELLAADAKSNEFESFSEEEFAMRAALIEEAGGRQWTSDEARRQYALALDALATVDMPYEVRGQHADLADFIVVRKR, from the coding sequence GTGCCCACTGTGCCCTCGGCTGAACCGACTGCCGACGCGGTGGACGTGACCGCGCTCCTGGAGCGTGGCCGGACTCTGGTCACCCCCGTACTCAAGGCCGCCGTGGACAGGCTCGCCTCTCCGATGGACACCGTCGCCGCCTACCACTTCGGCTGGATCGACGCGCACGGCAAGCCCTCCGACGCCGACGGGGGCAAGGCGGTGCGCCCGGCGCTCGCGGTGCTCTCCGCCCAGGCCGCGGGCGCGGCACCGGAGGTGGGCGTGCCCGGCGCGGTGGCCGTCGAACTCGTGCACAACTTCTCCCTGCTCCACGACGACCTGATGGACGGCGACGAGCAGCGCCGCCACCGCGACACGGTCTGGAAGGTGCACGGACCCGCCCAGGCGATCCTCGTCGGGGACGCCCTGCTGGCCCTGGCCGGGGAGATCCTGCTGGAGATCGGCACGGTCGACGCGCTGCGCGCGGCCCGTCGGCTCACCACGGCCACCCGCAGGCTGATCGACGGTCAGGCCCACGACATCTCCTACGAGCACCGGGAGCGGGTCACCGTCGAGGAGTGCCTGCAGATGGAGGGCAACAAGACCGGTGCGCTGCTCGCCTGTGCCAGCTCCATCGGCGCGGTGCTCGGCGGGGCGGACGACCGTACGGCCGACGCCCTGGAGACGTACGGATACCACCTGGGCCTCGCCTTCCAGGCCGTCGACGACCTGCTCGGGATCTGGGGCGACCCGGAGTCGACCGGCAAGCAGACCTGGAGCGATCTGCGCAAGCGCAAGAAGTCGCTGCCGGTGGTGGCCGCGCTCGCCGCGAGCGGCCCGGCCTCCGAGCAGCTCGGCGAACTGCTCGCCGCGGACGCGAAGAGCAACGAGTTCGAGAGCTTCTCGGAGGAGGAGTTCGCGATGCGGGCGGCGCTGATCGAGGAAGCGGGCGGACGGCAGTGGACGTCCGACGAGGCGCGCAGGCAGTACGCCCTGGCCCTCGACGCGCTGGCCACTGTGGACATGCCCTACGAGGTACGTGGGCAGCATGCCGATCTGGCGGACTTCATCGTCGTACGGAAGCGGTGA
- the shc gene encoding squalene--hopene cyclase, translating into MTATTDGSTGAPVPLTAASATGTAPDDIGGRANEAARRATEYLLSLQDPEGWWKGDLETNVTMDAEDLMLRQFLGIRDEKTTRAAAQFIRGEQRADGAWATFYGGPGELSATIEAYVALRLAGDAPEAPHMAKASAWIRERGGIAASRVFTRVWLALFGWWKYEDLPELPPELIYFPHWLPLNIYDFGCWARQTVVPLTVVSALRPVRPAPFALDELHVDPAVPRPAKPLAPMGSWEGAFQRLDKAVRAYRKVAPRRLRRAAMRAAAQWIVERQENDGCWGGIQPPAVYSLIALHLLGYDLDHPVMRAGLKALDEFAVWREDGARMIEACQSPVWDTCLATIALFDAGLPADHPQLVKAADWMLGEQVLRPGDWSLRRPELPPGGWAFEFHNDNYPDIDDTAEVVLALRRVAHPDPERVEGAVARGVRWTLGMQSRNGAWGAFDVDNTSRMPNRLPFCDFGEVIDPPSADVTAHVVEMLAHEGKADDPRARRGVQWLLAEQEPSGAWFGRWGVNYVYGTGSVVPALVAAGLAPGHPAVRRAVRWLEAVQNEDGGWGEDLRTYLPGGGQGVGESTASQTAWALLALLAAGERESAAARRGVGFLVDTQREDGSWDEPYFTGTGFPWDFSINYHLYRQVFPLTALGRYVHGELFTGAGR; encoded by the coding sequence ATGACAGCGACGACCGACGGAAGCACGGGAGCCCCGGTTCCCCTGACTGCCGCTTCCGCCACCGGGACCGCACCGGACGACATCGGAGGCCGGGCGAACGAGGCCGCCCGGCGGGCCACCGAGTATCTGCTCTCCCTCCAGGACCCCGAGGGCTGGTGGAAGGGCGACCTCGAGACCAACGTGACGATGGACGCGGAGGACCTGATGCTGCGTCAGTTCCTCGGTATCCGGGACGAGAAGACGACCCGGGCCGCCGCGCAGTTCATCCGGGGCGAGCAGCGCGCGGACGGCGCCTGGGCCACCTTCTACGGCGGGCCCGGTGAACTCTCCGCCACCATCGAGGCGTACGTGGCCCTGCGGCTCGCGGGCGACGCCCCCGAGGCCCCGCACATGGCGAAGGCCTCCGCCTGGATCCGGGAGCGGGGCGGGATCGCCGCGAGCCGGGTGTTCACCCGGGTCTGGCTCGCGCTCTTCGGCTGGTGGAAGTACGAGGACCTGCCCGAACTGCCGCCGGAGCTCATCTACTTCCCGCACTGGCTGCCGCTGAACATCTACGACTTCGGCTGCTGGGCGCGGCAGACCGTGGTGCCGCTGACCGTGGTCTCCGCGCTGCGTCCGGTGCGGCCCGCGCCCTTCGCACTCGACGAACTCCACGTCGATCCCGCCGTCCCGAGACCGGCCAAGCCGCTTGCCCCGATGGGCAGTTGGGAGGGCGCCTTCCAGCGGCTCGACAAGGCCGTACGCGCCTACCGCAAGGTGGCTCCGCGCAGGCTGCGCAGGGCGGCGATGCGTGCGGCGGCGCAGTGGATCGTGGAGCGTCAGGAGAACGACGGCTGCTGGGGCGGCATCCAGCCACCGGCCGTGTACTCGCTGATCGCGCTGCATCTGCTCGGTTACGACCTCGACCACCCGGTCATGCGGGCGGGGCTCAAGGCGCTGGACGAGTTCGCGGTCTGGCGCGAGGACGGGGCCCGGATGATCGAGGCCTGCCAGTCCCCGGTGTGGGACACCTGCCTGGCCACCATCGCCCTCTTCGACGCCGGACTCCCCGCCGACCACCCGCAGTTGGTGAAGGCGGCCGACTGGATGCTCGGCGAGCAGGTGCTGCGGCCCGGCGACTGGTCGCTGCGCAGGCCCGAACTGCCGCCGGGCGGCTGGGCGTTCGAGTTCCACAACGACAACTACCCCGACATCGACGACACCGCGGAGGTCGTCCTCGCGCTGCGCCGGGTCGCGCACCCCGACCCGGAGCGGGTCGAGGGAGCCGTCGCGCGCGGAGTGCGCTGGACCCTGGGCATGCAGTCCAGGAACGGCGCCTGGGGCGCCTTCGACGTGGACAACACCAGCCGGATGCCCAACCGGCTCCCGTTCTGCGACTTCGGCGAGGTCATCGACCCGCCCTCGGCCGATGTCACCGCGCACGTCGTGGAGATGCTGGCCCACGAGGGCAAGGCCGACGATCCGCGCGCCCGCCGCGGCGTGCAGTGGCTGCTGGCCGAACAGGAGCCGAGCGGTGCCTGGTTCGGGCGCTGGGGCGTCAACTACGTCTACGGAACGGGGTCGGTGGTGCCCGCGCTCGTCGCGGCGGGCCTGGCACCCGGACATCCGGCCGTCCGGCGGGCGGTGCGCTGGCTGGAGGCGGTGCAGAACGAGGACGGCGGCTGGGGCGAGGACCTGCGTACCTACCTGCCGGGCGGCGGCCAGGGCGTGGGGGAGTCCACCGCCTCGCAGACCGCCTGGGCACTGCTCGCCCTGCTCGCCGCCGGGGAACGCGAGTCGGCGGCCGCGCGGCGCGGGGTCGGTTTCCTCGTCGACACCCAGCGCGAGGACGGGAGTTGGGACGAGCCCTACTTCACGGGGACCGGCTTCCCGTGGGACTTCTCCATCAACTACCACCTGTACCGGCAGGTGTTCCCGCTGACGGCACTCGGCCGGTACGTGCACGGCGAGCTGTTCACCGGCGCGGGCCGCTGA
- a CDS encoding tyrosine-protein phosphatase, whose translation MTQQVPSTEPQLTGVRNFRDVGGLPTVDGRRVRPGVLYRSGHLAHATDEDTAFLTSLGLHTVFDFRNAGDQALEGPDVELPGVRNLNLPLTDPASGVEFWSMVRDGDLAQLRELLADGKAAARMVGSYRTIMTQRTAEHSRVLHEMADGGLPALMHCAAGKDRAGLSVAITLLALGVERSAIEEDYLKSNAAHRRYKVRRSSDAPGGTSPEVMELLSPMFDARLSYLGAAFETIEDTWGDVETYLTTGLGLTPATRERLRDSFLD comes from the coding sequence GTGACGCAGCAGGTGCCGTCGACAGAACCGCAGCTGACCGGCGTACGGAACTTCCGTGACGTGGGCGGACTGCCGACCGTGGACGGCAGGCGCGTCAGGCCGGGTGTGCTGTACCGCAGCGGGCACCTGGCCCACGCCACCGACGAGGACACCGCCTTCCTCACCTCGCTCGGCCTGCACACCGTCTTCGACTTCCGCAACGCCGGCGACCAGGCACTCGAAGGTCCGGACGTCGAGCTGCCCGGCGTACGCAACCTGAACCTGCCGCTGACCGACCCGGCCTCCGGCGTCGAGTTCTGGTCCATGGTCCGCGACGGGGACCTCGCCCAGCTGCGCGAACTGCTCGCGGACGGCAAGGCCGCGGCCCGCATGGTCGGCTCGTACCGCACGATCATGACGCAGCGCACCGCCGAGCACAGCCGCGTCCTGCACGAGATGGCCGACGGCGGACTGCCCGCGCTGATGCACTGCGCGGCGGGCAAGGACCGGGCCGGGCTCTCGGTGGCCATCACCCTGCTCGCCCTCGGCGTGGAGCGCTCCGCCATCGAGGAGGACTACCTCAAGTCCAACGCCGCCCACCGCCGCTACAAGGTCCGGCGCAGCAGCGACGCCCCCGGCGGCACCTCCCCCGAGGTCATGGAGCTCCTCAGCCCGATGTTCGACGCGCGCCTGAGCTACCTCGGCGCCGCCTTCGAGACCATCGAGGACACCTGGGGCGACGTCGAGACCTATCTGACCACCGGTCTCGGCCTCACGCCCGCCACTCGCGAACGCCTGCGGGACAGCTTCCTCGACTGA